In Rhodanobacter denitrificans, a single window of DNA contains:
- a CDS encoding PilZ domain-containing protein — MSTSDQRRAERKRANANAIVTDAISGLPIGHLGNLSMTGMLLISAQAPRSEALYQVSMTLPGSERMLAQSQPIEVGIQEQWHESAASTGQIWAGYRIVAITDADAARIESWLAQD, encoded by the coding sequence GCGACCAGCGCCGCGCCGAGCGCAAGCGCGCCAACGCCAACGCCATCGTCACCGATGCGATCAGCGGCCTGCCGATCGGCCACCTGGGCAACCTGTCGATGACCGGCATGCTGCTGATCAGCGCGCAGGCGCCGCGCAGCGAGGCACTGTACCAGGTCAGCATGACCCTGCCCGGTTCGGAGCGGATGCTGGCCCAGTCGCAGCCGATCGAAGTGGGCATCCAGGAGCAGTGGCACGAATCGGCCGCCAGCACGGGGCAGATCTGGGCCGGCTACCGCATCGTGGCGATCACCGACGCCGACGCCGCCCGCATCGAGAGCTGGCTGGCGCAGGACTGA